Within the Cryptosporangium aurantiacum genome, the region GGCGACGACGACCCCGTTGCGGTTGACCGCCTCGATCCAGTCGTTGTCGCGGACACCGATCGTCGCCGCGTCCTGGGTGCTCATCCAGATCAGCGGCCCGCCCCGGGACAGCGACAGCATGAACAGGTTGTCCTGGTACTCGGAGTGGATCGACCACTTGTTGTGCGGCGTGAGATACCGGACGGTCAGCCCGAGCTCGCCCCTGTTGCCCAGCTGCGGCTCGCCGTAGAGCGCGTGCATGTCCAGCGGCGGCCGGAACACCGGCAGGTTCTCGCCCACCTCGGTCATCCAGTCGTGGTCGAGGAAGAAGTGCATCCGCCCGGTGAGCGTGTGCCACGGCTTGAGACGCTCGACGTTGACCGTGAACGGCGAGTACCGCCGTCCGCCGTGCTCGCTACCGGACCACTCCGGCGAGGTGATCACCGGCGTCGGCCGGGACTGGGTATCGGCGAACGTGACGAGCTTGCCCTCGTGCTCGGCGGCCAGGTCGGCCATCCGGGTGCCGGTGCGCTCCTCGGCGAACCGGAAGCCCTGGGTCGCCAGGCGTCCGTTGGTCGTCCCCGACAGGGCCAGGATCGTCTCGCACCAGTGCACGTCCCGGGAGAGCGACGGCCGGCCGGCGGCCGCACCGGACCGGACCGGGCCGTTCTTGCCGCGCAGGTACTCGACTTCCTTGTCGGGTGTGGTGGTCACGCCCTTGATCTGCAACCCGGCCTGCTCGACGAGCGGCCCGAGCGCGGCCCACTTGTCGGCCACCGCCGCGTAGTCGCGTTCGACGACGACGAACTTCGGCATGGTCTTGCCGGGGATCGGCTCGCACTCACCGGCTTTCCAGTCCCGGACGACGCCCCGCGGGTTCGCCAGCTCGTCCGGGGTGTCGTGCAGCAGCGGTACGGCGACCAAGTCACGCCGCACTCCGAGGTGCGTCGCGGCGAGCCGGCTGAACGCCGCCGCGATCGTGCCGAACGAGTCGAAGTCGGTGCGGGTCTCCCAGGGCGGCGCGATCGCCGGGTTGAACGAGTGCACGTACGGGTGCATGTCGGTGGTGTTGAGGTCGTGCTTCTCGTACCAGGTCGCGGCCGGGAGGACGACGTCCGCGAACACCGTCGTGCTGGTCATCCGGAAGTCCAGCGCCAGCAGCAGATCGAGCTTGCCGGTGGGCGCCTGGTCTCGCCAGACGAGCTCGCGCGGGCGGGCCTCCGGTGGCGTCTCGGTCGCCCGGAGCGATGAGTCGGTGCCGAGCAGGTGCCGCAGGAAGTACTCGTTGCCCTTGGCCGAGGAGCCCAGCAGGTTCGCGCGCCAGACCGTGAGGATCCGCGGGAAGTTCTCCGGTGCGTCCGGGTCCTCGCCGGCGAACCGGAGGCTGCCGTCGTCCAGGCCGTCGAGCACGTGCTGCGCGGGTTCCTTGCCGGCTGCGGCGGCCTCGTCGGCCAGGTCCAGCGGGTTCCGGTTGAACGTCGGGTGCGACGGCATCCAGCCCATCCGCGCGGAGATCGCGAGGACGTCGGCGGGCGCCTTCCCGGCGAAGCGCCCGGTGCCCAGCGGTGAGGCGAGCCCGTCGAGCGTCGTCTGGTCGTAGCGCCACTGGTCGGTGTGGAGGTACCAGTACGCCGTCTGGATCATCTGCCGCGGCGGGCGCGCCCAGTCGAGCGCGAACGCGAGCGTGGTCCACCCGGTGACCGGCCGGCACTTCTCCTGCCCGACGTAGTGCGCCCAGCCACCGCCGTTGACGCCCTGGCAGCCGGTCAGCGTCGTCAGCGTGAGGAACGCCCGGTAGATCGTGTCGGAGTGGAACCAGTGGTTGGTGCCCGCGCCCATGATGATCATCGACCGGCCACCGGAGTCCTCGGCGTTCTGCGCGAACTCCCGGCCGATCCGGGCGGCCGCGGCCGCGGGCACGCCGGTGAACTGCTCTTGCCAGGCCGGTGTGTACGGCTGCGACGCGTCGTCGAGGCCGCTCGGCCACTCCCCCGGCAGGCCGGGCCGTCCCACCCCGAACTGGGCGAGGAGCAGGTCGAAGACGGTCGTCACCAGGTGGCCCCCGACGCGGCGCACCGGGACGCCGCGCCGCAGCGTCGCGCCCTCGCCGCGCGGAGTGTCGAAGCGAGCCAGGTCCACCGGCGCCGCGTCGCCGCCGTCGAGGGTCAGCAGCGGGTCGACCTCGCCGAGGTCGAGGTTCCACCGTCCCTTGCCGCTCTCGCCGAAGCGGAAGCCCAGCGAGCCGTTCGGCACGTGCGGGTCGCCGGTCGCGGCGTCGATCAGGACGGTCTTGAAGTCGGCGCCCTCGGTGGTGTCGCCCAGGTCCGCGGCGGTGAGGAACTTGCCCGGGACGTACGCGTCGCCGCGCTGCTCGAGCGTGAGCAGGAACGGCAGGTCGGTGAAGCGTTTGACGTAGTCGGTGAACCGCGGGACCTGCCGGTCGACGAAGAACTCCTTGAGGACGACGTGGCCCATGGCCATCGCGAGCGCGCCGTCGGTGCCGGGGTGCGGTGCCAGCCATTCGTCGGCGAACTTCGTCGCGTCGGAGTAGTCCGGCGACATCACGACGACCTTCTGCCCCCGGTAGCGGGCCTCGGTCATCCAGTGCGCGTCGGGGGTGCGGGTGACCGGCACGTTCGAGCCCCACAGCATCAGGTACGAGGCGTCCCACCAGTCCCCGGACTCGGGGACGTCGGTCTGGTCGCCGAACATCTGCGGCGAGGCCACCGGCAGGTCCGCGTACCAGTCGTAGAACGACAGCATCGGCGCACCGATCAGCGCCATGAACCGCGCTCCGGCGGCGTGCGAGACCATCGACATCGCCGGGATCGGGGAGAACCCGGCGATCCGGTCCG harbors:
- a CDS encoding nitrate reductase subunit alpha, whose product is MSSTQSRGGLDSPLEESLVRTSRFFRRGEVSADLRSLHQIGGRDADSFYRDRWAHDKVVRSTHGVNCTGSCSWKVFVKDGIITWEAQQTDYPSTGPDRPEYEPRGCPRGAAFSWYTYSPTRVRYPYVRGSLLQMYREAKQRLGDPVLAWADIVTDPERSRLYKSHRGKGGLVRATWDEAAEMVAAAHVYTIKTFGPDRIAGFSPIPAMSMVSHAAGARFMALIGAPMLSFYDWYADLPVASPQMFGDQTDVPESGDWWDASYLMLWGSNVPVTRTPDAHWMTEARYRGQKVVVMSPDYSDATKFADEWLAPHPGTDGALAMAMGHVVLKEFFVDRQVPRFTDYVKRFTDLPFLLTLEQRGDAYVPGKFLTAADLGDTTEGADFKTVLIDAATGDPHVPNGSLGFRFGESGKGRWNLDLGEVDPLLTLDGGDAAPVDLARFDTPRGEGATLRRGVPVRRVGGHLVTTVFDLLLAQFGVGRPGLPGEWPSGLDDASQPYTPAWQEQFTGVPAAAAARIGREFAQNAEDSGGRSMIIMGAGTNHWFHSDTIYRAFLTLTTLTGCQGVNGGGWAHYVGQEKCRPVTGWTTLAFALDWARPPRQMIQTAYWYLHTDQWRYDQTTLDGLASPLGTGRFAGKAPADVLAISARMGWMPSHPTFNRNPLDLADEAAAAGKEPAQHVLDGLDDGSLRFAGEDPDAPENFPRILTVWRANLLGSSAKGNEYFLRHLLGTDSSLRATETPPEARPRELVWRDQAPTGKLDLLLALDFRMTSTTVFADVVLPAATWYEKHDLNTTDMHPYVHSFNPAIAPPWETRTDFDSFGTIAAAFSRLAATHLGVRRDLVAVPLLHDTPDELANPRGVVRDWKAGECEPIPGKTMPKFVVVERDYAAVADKWAALGPLVEQAGLQIKGVTTTPDKEVEYLRGKNGPVRSGAAAGRPSLSRDVHWCETILALSGTTNGRLATQGFRFAEERTGTRMADLAAEHEGKLVTFADTQSRPTPVITSPEWSGSEHGGRRYSPFTVNVERLKPWHTLTGRMHFFLDHDWMTEVGENLPVFRPPLDMHALYGEPQLGNRGELGLTVRYLTPHNKWSIHSEYQDNLFMLSLSRGGPLIWMSTQDAATIGVRDNDWIEAVNRNGVVVARAIVSQRMPAGTVYMHHAQDRLIDVPRAETSGKRGGIHNSLTRLFLKPTHLIGGYAQLSFAFNYLGPTGNQRDEVTVIRRRSQEVQY